One part of the Schistocerca piceifrons isolate TAMUIC-IGC-003096 chromosome 7, iqSchPice1.1, whole genome shotgun sequence genome encodes these proteins:
- the LOC124805051 gene encoding NAD(P)H-hydrate epimerase yields the protein MNVKVVSRISLRFANSIHSRSMVKFIGQDEAINIDQELFNDYKFSVDQLMELAGLSCAVSIAKCYPLERIQTNTVLVCCGPGNNGGDGLVCARHLKLFGYCPSIFYPKRTEKQLYQNLVAQCQSMSIPFLESMPPTKTVDEYASVVDALFGFSYKPPTRAEFVPVLETLKQTKAPICSVDIPSGWNVETGCPTDGGIQPELLISLTAPKKCAQHFCGKYHYLGGRFVPPPLEKKYQLDLPKYPGTECCVKIE from the coding sequence ATGAATGTGAAAGTGGTGTCACGTATCAGTTTACGTTTTGCGAATTCCATTCACTCGAGAAGTATGGTGAAGTTTATTGGCCAAGATGAAGCAATCAACATCGATCAAGAACTGTTTAATGACTATAAATTTAGCGTTGACCAGTTAATGGAACTGGCGGGATTAAGTTGTGCCGTTTCAATCGCGAAGTGTTATCCGTTAGAACGAATTCAGACGAATACCGTCTTAGTTTGTTGTGGTCCCGGAAACAACGGCGGTGATGGTCTTGTTTGTGCAAGGCACTTGAAACTTTTTGGTTACTGTCCGTCCATCTTCTACCCGAAGAGAACTGAAAAACAGTTGTATCAGAATTTAGTGGCTCAATGCCAGTCCATGTCGATACCATTCTTAGAGTCCATGCCACCTACGAAGACAGTTGATGAATATGCATCTGTTGTTGATGCATTATTTGGATTTAGCTACAAGCCACCCACAAGAGCAGAGTTTGTGCCAGTTCTAGAAACTTTAAAGCAGACAAAAGCACCAATTTGTAGTGTGGACATCCCAAGTGGTTGgaatgtcgaaactggttgcccGACCGACGGCGGTATACAGCCAGAACTTCTAATTTCCTTGACAGCTCCGAAGAAATGCGCCCAGCATTTCTGCGGAAAATATCATTATCTCGGCGGTCGATTTGTTCCTCCACCTTTAGAAAAAAAATACCAACTCGATTTACCAAAATATCCGGGAACAGAGTGTTGTGTTAAAATTGAGTGA